The following coding sequences lie in one Lolium perenne isolate Kyuss_39 chromosome 2, Kyuss_2.0, whole genome shotgun sequence genomic window:
- the LOC127331176 gene encoding probable flavin-containing monooxygenase 1 — translation MEKKRVAIIGAGVSGLAACKHLLERGCRPVVFEADTLLGGVWARTPDCTSLQSERAMYQYSDFPWPDSVTEMFPNCRQVADYLNAYAHHFGVLDCVRFRHRVVGMDYVGVGEEEVAAWEEWTGCGEAFGDGAGEWRLAVSDADGHVETHVADFVVFCIGRFSGVPNIPTFPPGKGPDAFDGQVFHTMDYSKMGTKKANEMLKGKRVTVIGYLKSALDVAAECAELNGTEHPCTMVVRTKHWIFPNYYAWGFPISYLYLNRFSELLIHKPGEGFLLSLVATILTPLRWLFSKFAESYYSIPMKKHDMVPEHSLFEALVTCLIAITPKDHYKRLDEGSIILKKSKTFTFCKEGVLVEGESSPIKSDIVIFGTGFKGDQKIKDMFVSEYFQSIAVGPTSSTLPLYRECIHPKIPQLAVLGYSESLANLYTAEIRAKWLAHFLDAGFRLPSIKAMQSDILEWEKFMKRYSRGYFRRSCIGVLHIWYNDLLCKDMGCNPRRKKGFFAELFGVYGPSDYINLRPK, via the exons ATGGAGAAGAAGAGGGTGGCCATCATCGGCGCCGGCGTGAGCGGCCTGGCGGCGTGCAAGCACCTGCTGGAGCGCGGCTGCCGGCCCGTCGTCTTCGAGGCGGACACGCTCCTCGGCGGCGTGTGGGCGCGGACGCCGGACTGCACCTCGCTGCAGTCTGAGCGGGCCATGTACCAGTACTCCGACTTCCCGTGGCCGGACTCCGTCACCGAGATGTTCCCCAACTGCCGCCAGGTCGCCGACTACCTCAACGCCTATGCGCACCACTTCGGCGTGCTCGACTGCGTCAGGTTCCGGCATCGTGTCGTAGGGATGGATTATGTGGGTGTCGGCGAGGAGGAGGTGGCGGCGTGGGAGGAGTGGACCGGGTGCGGCGAGGCGTTTGGGGATGGCGCCGGCGAGTGGCGGCTCGCGGTGTCTGACGCTGACGGCCACGTTGAG ACACACGTAGCAGACTTTGTTGTTTTCTGCATCGGGAGGTTTAGTGGTGTGCCCAACATACCCACCTTTCCTCCGGGGAAAGGTCCAGACGCATTTGATGGACAGGTGTTCCACACCATGGATTACTCCAAAATGGGCACCAAGAAAGCTAACGAGATGTTGAAGGGCAAGCGTGTGACTGTCATTGGCTACCTGAAATCAGCGCTGGATGTTGCCGCTGAATGTGCAGAACTAAATG GTACTGAACATCCATGCACAATGGTAGTCCGAACAAAGCATTGGATCTTTCCAAACTACTATGCCTGGGGATTCCCAATATCGTATTTGTATCTAAATCGCTTCTCTGAACTCCTTATCCACAAGCCTGGTGAAGGCTTCCTCCTAAGCCTCGTAGCCACCATTTTGACACCATTG CGGTGGTTATTCTCAAAGTTTGCTGAGAGCTACTACTCCATTCCCATGAAGAAGCATGACATGGTGCCCGAGCATAGCCTTTTTGAGGCCCTAGTGACATGCTTGATTGCCATTACACCCAAGGACCATTACAAGAGACTAGATGAAGGCAGCATTATTCTGAAGAAGTCAAAGACATTTACCTTCTGCAAGGAAGGTGTGCTTGTTGAAGGCGAGTCTTCACCGATAAAGAGCGACATAGTTATCTTCGGAACAGGGTTCAAGGGGGATCAGAAGATCAAGGACATGTTTGTATCTGAATATTTTCAGAGTATTGCAGTCGGACCAACATCCTCAACGTTACCCCTCTATAG GGAGTGTATACATCCTAAGATTCCACAGCTCGCGGTCCTTGGTTACTCCGAGAGCTTGGCGAACCTCTACACAGCAGAAATTCGGGCCAAGTGGCTGGCACATTTCCTGGATGCTGGATTCAGATTACCAAGTATTAAAGCAATGCAGAGTGATATCCTTGAGTGGGAGAAGTTCATGAAACGGTACTCTCGCGGCTACTTCCGCAGGTCCTGTATAGGCGTTCTTCATATCTGGTATAATGATCTACTATGCAAAGACATGGGATGCAACCCGAGAAGGAAGAAGGGCTTTTTCGCTGAATTGTTTGGTGTCTATGGTCCCAGTGATTATATTAATCTTCGCCCTAAGTAA